A single Bacillus sp. HMF5848 DNA region contains:
- a CDS encoding response regulator: protein MYKVLIVEDEDIIRKGLMYTFSWQAHDCIIIGEASNGQDGLEKILELKPDIVITDINMPIMDGIKMIRNSIQKVNYSSIIISGYEEFHLAKQALQLEVVDYLLKPLDHEQLSTALSVSIQKLRAKAEAEQVAVSVATPTVPPNIVNPVSSMTSEIVRKIIDYITNNYKNKIVIQDLVEETGMSSTYLHNKFKEETNHTINDYLNRFRIQKSLELMIKGEGKIYTIATDVGFLDYKYFISVFKKYVKCTPSHFMKHYRNE, encoded by the coding sequence ATGTATAAAGTTTTAATTGTTGAGGATGAAGACATCATTCGCAAAGGGCTCATGTATACATTTAGCTGGCAGGCACACGACTGCATCATTATCGGAGAAGCAAGCAATGGACAAGATGGTCTTGAAAAAATACTTGAGCTTAAGCCTGACATTGTGATTACAGATATAAATATGCCTATTATGGATGGCATAAAAATGATTAGAAACAGCATACAGAAAGTAAATTATAGCTCTATTATTATTTCAGGCTACGAAGAATTTCATTTGGCAAAGCAAGCTTTACAACTTGAAGTAGTAGATTACTTACTAAAACCACTTGATCACGAGCAATTATCAACAGCATTATCGGTGTCTATTCAAAAACTTAGAGCAAAGGCTGAAGCAGAACAGGTCGCAGTTTCTGTCGCGACACCAACTGTGCCACCTAACATCGTCAATCCCGTCAGCTCTATGACGTCAGAGATCGTTCGAAAAATCATAGATTACATTACAAATAACTACAAGAATAAAATTGTGATTCAAGACTTAGTCGAAGAAACAGGGATGAGTTCCACTTACTTACACAACAAATTTAAAGAAGAAACGAACCATACTATCAATGATTACTTAAACAGATTTCGAATCCAAAAATCTCTGGAACTTATGATAAAAGGAGAAGGAAAAATTTATACGATTGCGACTGACGTCGGCTTCCTAGATTATAAATATTTTATCAGTGTATTTAAGAAATACGTCAAATGCACCCCAAGCCACTTCATGAAGCACTACCGAAACGAATAA
- a CDS encoding S41 family peptidase, with protein sequence MKKRKVLRIGLFMLVGVIATVLIIQMVARPVAMSSQESWQQWEDLQSETQDIKVKHWEEDINYMFATLEDKHKNLYHTTSEEAFLQEKEKLINSLDGFTDIEVFIELKKMIAKVGDSHTSIRYDIPFHWFPIQFYRFDDGWYVVRVAKEFEKLLGLKVMKIGDTPVDEIFASMSVMIEHENEAELNLNFPFVAKNAELLQGFQIIDNLEQATFVFQDEVGKELAVTMPTYFHKDNDYETISIFDNLDVNEQPLFKQELDDWYSYTFLPEHEALYIQYKQCMNDKNNPFSDFRKEVLEQIDKQQPEKILFDVRHNGGGNSLIAMRLINGIAKKQKDLGYDVYILIGRSTYSSAILNAIDLKKKTNGMFVGEATGGSPNHYGEVKVFNLPNSGLRVSYSTKYFKNYDTNEPTIRPDIEVPQLLSNYLAGKDPEVEAVLNLK encoded by the coding sequence TTGAAAAAAAGAAAAGTGTTACGCATTGGGTTATTCATGTTGGTCGGTGTTATAGCAACGGTACTTATTATACAAATGGTGGCGCGTCCAGTGGCGATGTCTTCGCAGGAATCGTGGCAGCAATGGGAGGACTTACAATCTGAAACGCAAGATATAAAGGTGAAGCATTGGGAAGAAGATATTAACTATATGTTTGCGACGTTAGAAGACAAACATAAAAACCTATATCATACAACTTCTGAGGAGGCTTTTCTTCAAGAAAAAGAGAAATTAATCAATTCGCTAGATGGATTTACTGATATAGAGGTTTTTATTGAATTGAAGAAGATGATTGCGAAAGTAGGGGATTCACATACGAGTATTCGATATGACATTCCTTTTCACTGGTTTCCAATACAGTTTTATCGCTTTGATGATGGATGGTACGTCGTAAGAGTGGCGAAAGAATTCGAGAAACTTCTTGGACTTAAGGTGATGAAAATTGGAGATACACCGGTAGACGAGATTTTCGCTAGTATGTCTGTCATGATCGAGCATGAAAACGAAGCTGAGCTTAACCTAAACTTTCCATTTGTCGCAAAAAATGCAGAGTTGTTGCAAGGATTTCAGATTATTGACAACCTAGAACAAGCAACATTTGTTTTTCAAGATGAAGTGGGAAAAGAGTTAGCAGTAACGATGCCTACATATTTTCATAAAGATAATGACTACGAAACAATCAGTATATTTGACAACTTAGACGTAAACGAACAACCGTTATTTAAACAAGAGCTAGATGATTGGTACTCTTATACTTTTTTACCTGAGCACGAGGCATTATACATTCAATATAAGCAATGTATGAACGATAAAAATAACCCATTTAGTGACTTTAGAAAAGAAGTACTAGAGCAGATAGACAAGCAACAGCCCGAAAAAATACTGTTTGATGTGAGACACAATGGTGGGGGAAACTCCTTAATTGCTATGCGTCTTATTAATGGTATTGCAAAGAAGCAGAAGGACTTAGGGTATGATGTCTATATTCTTATTGGCCGGAGCACGTACTCATCAGCGATTTTGAATGCTATCGACTTAAAGAAAAAAACAAATGGAATGTTTGTAGGGGAAGCAACGGGTGGCAGCCCTAATCATTACGGAGAAGTGAAGGTTTTCAACTTGCCTAACTCTGGTTTGCGTGTCAGCTATTCAACAAAGTATTTTAAGAACTATGATACAAATGAACCTACGATTAGACCCGACATTGAGGTGCCGCAATTACTTTCAAACTACTTAGCCGGAAAGGACCCAGAAGTAGAAGCCGTACTCAATCTAAAATAG
- a CDS encoding YuzF family protein yields MQHMNNMNMYPTAVSPSQMNMPSMPQPMQVMVVEPFVYQALMSLKGKRVVLDTTRGPVNGIVVDAKPDHVVIQERDSTFFVRTCEIIWIMPETGK; encoded by the coding sequence ATGCAACATATGAACAATATGAATATGTATCCAACAGCAGTGTCCCCTTCACAAATGAATATGCCATCTATGCCACAACCTATGCAGGTTATGGTAGTAGAGCCTTTTGTATATCAAGCATTAATGAGCTTAAAAGGTAAAAGAGTGGTTCTTGATACAACACGTGGACCTGTGAACGGCATTGTAGTAGATGCCAAGCCTGATCATGTCGTAATCCAAGAAAGAGATTCCACATTCTTCGTTCGTACATGTGAAATCATCTGGATCATGCCGGAAACAGGAAAATAA
- a CDS encoding TerB family tellurite resistance protein — MFLGQLTEKEKVAFIQLAHFVAKIDGSVSDKEQEFIDLYIKEAALSEDHPISDSLQLHDILEAFVTTTSKNIALIEVLALIFSDGIYDDEERKLVKEIKQELGISSEKYEAYKAWIQRVNAVYAEGVTLISE, encoded by the coding sequence ATGTTTTTAGGACAACTAACGGAAAAAGAAAAAGTTGCATTTATTCAACTAGCCCATTTCGTAGCAAAGATTGATGGCTCTGTAAGTGACAAGGAACAAGAATTTATCGACTTATACATTAAAGAGGCTGCTCTATCAGAAGACCACCCAATCTCAGATTCACTTCAACTTCATGACATTCTTGAAGCCTTTGTAACAACGACTTCTAAAAATATTGCCCTTATCGAAGTACTAGCTCTTATCTTCTCAGATGGCATTTATGATGATGAAGAAAGAAAGCTTGTAAAAGAAATTAAGCAAGAATTAGGAATTTCTTCTGAGAAATATGAAGCGTATAAAGCATGGATTCAACGAGTGAATGCTGTGTATGCAGAAGGAGTCACACTAATAAGTGAGTAG
- a CDS encoding YkgJ family cysteine cluster protein: protein MSSSFPCSECGLCCKKISLIPELRQYDRGDGTCKYLIESRCSIYDTRPQVCRIDDMYHNVYYKTYSKEQFYEENLKVCKALQIEANIPPSDKVKT from the coding sequence GTGAGTAGTAGCTTTCCTTGCTCAGAGTGTGGGCTATGTTGCAAAAAAATCTCCCTCATACCTGAGTTGCGTCAATATGACCGAGGGGATGGAACCTGTAAGTACTTAATTGAGTCGAGATGTTCCATTTACGATACACGACCACAAGTTTGTAGAATTGATGATATGTACCACAACGTCTACTATAAAACTTACAGCAAGGAACAATTTTACGAAGAAAATCTAAAGGTATGCAAAGCACTCCAAATAGAAGCCAATATACCTCCCAGTGACAAGGTTAAAACCTGA
- a CDS encoding thiamine pyrophosphate-binding protein, protein MMEKISSILANHFKKWGVTHVFGIPGKAVVPLLLEIDDKGIDFVLSRHETGAGYEAAGYSLLSNKIGVAICTSGPGGTNLITAAAQAKASHIPVLLITGHPSIGQVGKAMGQDSSQFGTDLVDMFKSVTKFSARVERGDQMRSYLKHALEKAFSGVKGPVHLSIPADVLLEEVEPFELELPDSEHVISSRYHDVIDILNRANHPVLFLGKGVHASKAYEEIRMMAECWNIPVMTTPGGKGAFQTRHPLSLGGFGLGGTDEAHDYIKKGVDVMIVIGTKLSDMSLAGLSEEQWPVQVIQFDYDQTFVGKSLETSTLFIPGDIKRNLQLIISEVMRRGAYNGFNAYPHHEKSSLPLKDEQENGTYMSSERSIHIINEVLPDETILFGDAGSHSFYAIKNLNIEKPGTFFFDDVFGAMGNAIGLSIGAKLASSPHQKVICLTGDGCMLMHGAEVSTAVNANAAVVFIVFNNSGLDMVDKGMKKHVGKAVGASFACPVDIYQWALSMGALPFKCRTSAELRQSLQTAILSHKTAVVEIIVDPDELPPTMRRG, encoded by the coding sequence ATGATGGAAAAAATCAGTTCAATACTCGCGAACCACTTTAAAAAATGGGGAGTCACACACGTTTTTGGTATACCAGGCAAAGCAGTGGTGCCTCTATTACTAGAAATAGATGACAAAGGCATTGACTTTGTTTTAAGTAGACATGAAACGGGCGCAGGATATGAAGCGGCGGGATATTCATTACTTAGCAATAAAATAGGCGTAGCCATTTGTACATCCGGTCCTGGTGGCACAAACCTTATAACAGCAGCTGCGCAGGCGAAAGCGTCCCATATCCCTGTTTTGCTCATTACAGGGCATCCGTCGATTGGACAAGTGGGGAAAGCAATGGGGCAAGATTCTTCACAATTTGGGACAGACCTTGTAGATATGTTTAAGTCTGTTACAAAATTTAGTGCTAGGGTTGAACGAGGCGACCAGATGAGGTCGTATTTGAAGCATGCCTTAGAAAAGGCATTTTCAGGTGTGAAGGGACCTGTTCACTTGTCTATTCCTGCTGATGTGTTACTAGAAGAGGTAGAGCCGTTTGAACTTGAATTGCCTGATTCAGAGCACGTCATTTCCTCTCGATATCATGATGTTATTGATATATTGAATCGCGCTAATCATCCCGTATTATTTCTTGGAAAGGGCGTACATGCTAGTAAAGCCTATGAAGAAATTAGGATGATGGCGGAATGTTGGAATATTCCCGTCATGACAACGCCAGGAGGAAAAGGTGCCTTTCAGACGCGACATCCGTTATCTCTTGGTGGATTTGGGCTCGGTGGCACAGATGAAGCTCATGATTATATAAAAAAAGGCGTCGATGTCATGATCGTAATCGGCACAAAACTGTCCGACATGTCGTTAGCGGGGCTGAGCGAAGAACAGTGGCCGGTACAAGTAATTCAGTTTGACTATGATCAAACCTTTGTTGGGAAATCGTTAGAAACGTCAACGCTCTTCATTCCTGGAGATATTAAGAGAAACCTTCAATTAATTATAAGTGAAGTAATGAGGAGGGGCGCTTACAACGGCTTTAATGCCTATCCTCATCATGAGAAATCTTCCCTACCTTTAAAAGATGAACAAGAAAATGGCACGTATATGTCGTCTGAACGAAGCATTCACATTATCAATGAAGTCCTACCGGATGAGACAATATTGTTTGGAGACGCAGGAAGTCATTCCTTTTATGCTATTAAAAATTTAAATATCGAAAAACCAGGCACATTTTTCTTTGATGATGTGTTTGGGGCGATGGGGAATGCAATCGGACTATCGATAGGTGCAAAGCTGGCGTCTTCTCCTCATCAGAAAGTGATTTGCTTAACAGGGGATGGCTGTATGCTCATGCATGGAGCCGAAGTTTCAACCGCTGTAAATGCCAATGCGGCCGTTGTCTTCATTGTGTTTAATAACAGTGGTTTGGATATGGTCGACAAAGGTATGAAAAAGCACGTCGGAAAAGCGGTCGGCGCATCTTTTGCTTGTCCTGTTGATATATATCAATGGGCCCTGTCCATGGGGGCGCTACCGTTCAAATGTAGAACATCTGCCGAGCTGCGCCAATCACTACAAACAGCAATTCTGAGCCACAAAACAGCCGTCGTCGAAATCATCGTAGACCCAGACGAACTCCCACCAACCATGCGAAGAGGCTGA
- a CDS encoding EAL domain-containing protein, with protein sequence MSATKERQYIRNSNKLSSASGISPEEIVRPSAYLTNNQLVEKRELYKDILEVIRSFTNKFLNSLKGTPILLMVSDEESYILEIMGDQSLKDSLEEAGFQPGAHCSLQVLGTNVVSLALQENEPVQVVGDDHYNKHFHRIASYGSSYHYTDIDRLLGSLSFITTVEYENPLFLSMLSNFVDAVERELLLRKRNRQLNIMNQIMLSRTRNAIIITDADGKVTEYNHFAEVISGFTREEIIGRDIFASPRTGSYFKEVIHNEKIYKDVEMHFYNNNGERMICLFDAQPIYENDVMIGAFAQLRNITERYLMEEKYNYLAYHDELTGLPNRRYFHSELEKVMKSDECQDTALLLVDLDQFKNINDTFGHSQGDRVLIEVTERIRGCIGQEDMLARISGDEFIILLKNNGKDGETIAEQVVQQFKEPFTINHNQFHLTGSIGVTIYSDDVKSLEDYIVQADTAMYRAKSQGKNCYVVYTPEMYKDTSEELLLEHDLRMALEQDQFELHYQAQVNSQTGSIIGVEALIRWNHPERGVIPPYKFIPLAERTGLIVPIGEWVIERACLQNKEWISKGLPPIKVSVNLSIQQFLKQNIVDTIAAILKRTEFDPQYLELEITESMAMDFSYAEATINQLRDLGVQISMDDFGTGYSSLSYLKNFAINSLKIDKSFVTDILIDENDAKIVGTIIAMADGLGIKVIAEGVEDEGQLHFLSNQNCFEVQGYYFMKPTPAHEFEERYLQLTEEFKRKSTVPKKKVKK encoded by the coding sequence ATGTCAGCGACAAAAGAACGACAATATATTCGGAATTCAAACAAGTTATCTAGTGCTTCTGGCATAAGTCCAGAAGAGATAGTGCGACCCTCTGCGTATCTGACTAATAATCAATTAGTGGAAAAACGAGAGTTATATAAAGATATATTAGAAGTAATACGTTCTTTTACTAATAAATTTCTTAATTCTTTAAAAGGAACGCCTATATTGTTAATGGTTTCCGATGAAGAAAGTTATATTCTAGAAATCATGGGCGATCAATCGTTGAAAGACTCTCTTGAAGAAGCAGGCTTTCAGCCAGGTGCACATTGCTCTCTACAAGTGTTAGGGACAAATGTAGTAAGTTTAGCTCTACAAGAAAACGAACCAGTGCAAGTGGTTGGGGACGATCATTATAATAAACATTTTCATCGTATTGCAAGCTACGGGTCGTCGTACCATTATACAGATATCGACCGTTTGTTAGGTAGCCTCTCCTTCATTACAACGGTGGAATACGAAAACCCTCTTTTTTTAAGCATGCTCTCCAACTTTGTGGATGCAGTGGAAAGAGAACTTCTCCTACGTAAACGAAATAGACAGCTGAACATTATGAATCAAATTATGTTGAGTCGTACGAGAAATGCTATTATCATCACCGATGCCGATGGGAAAGTGACGGAATATAACCACTTTGCAGAAGTCATTTCTGGTTTTACGAGGGAAGAGATTATAGGGCGAGATATTTTTGCTTCTCCGCGAACAGGTTCTTATTTTAAAGAAGTTATACATAATGAAAAAATTTATAAAGATGTGGAGATGCATTTTTATAATAACAATGGCGAAAGAATGATTTGCCTTTTTGATGCACAGCCCATTTATGAAAATGACGTGATGATCGGAGCTTTTGCGCAACTGCGGAATATTACTGAACGATATTTAATGGAAGAAAAGTATAATTATTTAGCGTATCATGATGAACTGACAGGTCTTCCTAACAGACGGTATTTTCATAGTGAACTAGAAAAAGTAATGAAGTCTGATGAATGTCAGGATACAGCTCTTCTATTAGTTGACTTAGATCAATTTAAAAATATAAATGATACGTTTGGACATAGTCAAGGAGATCGAGTCTTAATTGAAGTCACCGAGAGGATCCGTGGATGTATCGGTCAAGAAGATATGTTGGCCAGAATAAGTGGCGATGAATTTATTATTCTTTTAAAAAATAATGGAAAAGACGGCGAGACGATTGCGGAGCAAGTCGTCCAACAATTTAAAGAACCTTTTACCATTAATCATAATCAGTTTCATCTCACTGGAAGTATTGGTGTAACCATATATTCAGACGACGTGAAGAGCCTTGAGGATTACATAGTTCAAGCTGATACGGCGATGTATCGAGCAAAAAGCCAAGGAAAGAACTGTTATGTTGTCTACACACCTGAAATGTACAAAGATACGAGTGAGGAATTACTTTTAGAGCATGATTTAAGGATGGCATTAGAGCAAGATCAATTTGAGCTTCATTATCAAGCGCAAGTGAATAGTCAAACAGGAAGTATAATTGGAGTGGAAGCCCTCATTCGCTGGAATCATCCGGAACGAGGCGTCATTCCTCCGTATAAATTTATTCCTTTAGCAGAAAGAACAGGTTTAATTGTGCCTATCGGTGAGTGGGTCATTGAGAGGGCTTGTTTACAAAATAAAGAATGGATTTCTAAAGGATTGCCCCCTATTAAGGTATCTGTCAACTTATCCATTCAACAGTTTCTTAAGCAAAATATTGTTGATACGATTGCTGCTATTTTAAAAAGAACAGAGTTCGATCCTCAATATTTAGAGCTTGAAATTACTGAATCTATGGCGATGGATTTCTCCTATGCGGAGGCTACTATTAATCAGCTGAGAGATTTAGGTGTACAAATAAGCATGGATGACTTTGGGACAGGCTATAGCTCCTTAAGTTATTTGAAAAATTTTGCGATTAACAGCTTGAAAATTGATAAATCGTTCGTGACTGATATTTTAATAGATGAAAATGATGCGAAAATCGTGGGTACCATTATTGCGATGGCAGATGGCTTAGGCATTAAAGTCATCGCCGAAGGTGTCGAAGATGAAGGGCAATTGCATTTTTTAAGTAATCAAAATTGTTTCGAGGTGCAAGGGTATTATTTTATGAAACCAACGCCTGCTCATGAATTTGAAGAGCGATACTTACAGTTAACAGAGGAATTCAAACGTAAAAGTACAGTACCGAAGAAAAAAGTAAAGAAGTGA
- a CDS encoding LAGLIDADG family homing endonuclease — MNIEEGRKIVDTFNQEKANLLNKQRYILSMQDRLDHLNEAFKKEVDQKNLDEVLRFEKELRLMGFSYNQISQVTGTYRKAITSRLKEYYPELDFETMLKKEILLTSEIEDERKLLEYGFSDREISFLMGTSRKEIAKRRKYLHKIDRLNGLSPKEVEIEKQLISGGLTFHDIQELTGRDRHCISDRNVKYYKIDRVNAFQKHLETKGVPNRLSVTDDAAYNFWGLFMTEGTFDLSIGDRFYIGISISQSEDIATLKQIQTDLTVGLVMPKKRNKADDKKEEYEYKVYNVIDLQEVIIPLLEKYPLMFRKSKEYSLFKDLVYKKYIYTLGGKSGQAIPQTYQDDFIKAMDKLSAIQKTGKTKNKEYRGVKLG, encoded by the coding sequence ATGAACATAGAGGAAGGCAGAAAAATAGTAGATACGTTTAATCAGGAAAAGGCTAATTTGCTTAATAAGCAAAGATATATTTTAAGTATGCAAGATAGACTAGACCATCTGAATGAGGCATTTAAAAAAGAAGTGGATCAGAAAAATCTTGATGAGGTCCTGCGTTTTGAAAAAGAACTAAGACTTATGGGATTTTCCTATAACCAAATTTCTCAGGTAACTGGGACTTATAGAAAAGCTATTACATCAAGATTAAAAGAGTATTATCCAGAACTAGATTTTGAAACAATGTTAAAAAAAGAAATTCTTTTGACGTCAGAAATAGAAGATGAGCGGAAATTACTTGAATATGGCTTTAGTGACCGTGAGATTAGTTTTTTAATGGGGACGAGTCGTAAAGAAATTGCTAAACGGAGAAAGTATTTACATAAAATTGACCGTTTAAACGGGTTATCTCCAAAAGAAGTTGAGATTGAGAAACAATTAATTTCTGGTGGGCTTACTTTTCATGACATTCAAGAGTTAACTGGGAGAGATAGACATTGTATTTCTGATCGGAATGTAAAGTATTACAAAATCGATAGAGTGAATGCATTTCAAAAGCACCTTGAAACCAAAGGTGTGCCTAATAGATTAAGTGTAACAGACGATGCAGCATACAACTTTTGGGGGCTTTTTATGACTGAAGGAACATTTGATTTATCAATTGGCGATCGCTTTTACATAGGTATTTCTATATCCCAATCTGAAGATATCGCTACACTTAAGCAAATACAAACCGACTTAACGGTTGGGCTTGTTATGCCTAAAAAAAGAAATAAAGCAGATGATAAAAAAGAAGAATATGAGTACAAAGTTTATAATGTTATAGATTTGCAAGAAGTGATTATTCCTTTATTAGAAAAATATCCACTTATGTTTAGAAAATCTAAAGAATATAGCCTATTCAAAGATTTGGTTTATAAAAAGTACATATATACATTGGGCGGCAAAAGCGGGCAGGCCATTCCTCAAACATATCAGGACGATTTCATTAAAGCTATGGACAAATTATCAGCCATACAAAAGACAGGGAAAACAAAAAACAAAGAGTATCGAGGTGTAAAATTAGGATGA
- a CDS encoding LAGLIDADG family homing endonuclease, with the protein MIPSVQKELEMKLLKEALTYKEASEKLKEQFNIIVKPASLRYRNVTLYKINRQEELRNSLQRNPVIKLQVDDIFGKKFSPCFDGDGSFDVSISENNVYSLGIVFKQRADSEDFVTWIKDNLGVGEVHEGQGYETSQVKGTSIFRVKRIDQLYEVIIPFFDRYPLKTKKKLEYPYWRELVEDRYILTLRGQAGQKLSNEYKDKFLRYAKIISQLRNTGRRKYINSI; encoded by the coding sequence ATGATACCATCTGTCCAAAAGGAACTAGAAATGAAGCTTCTAAAAGAAGCTTTAACATATAAAGAAGCAAGTGAAAAATTAAAAGAGCAATTTAATATTATCGTGAAACCAGCAAGTTTAAGATATAGAAATGTAACACTTTATAAAATTAATAGACAAGAAGAACTCAGAAATTCACTCCAACGAAACCCCGTTATCAAATTACAAGTCGATGATATCTTCGGAAAAAAGTTTAGTCCATGTTTTGATGGAGATGGTTCATTTGACGTTAGCATTAGTGAGAATAATGTATACTCTCTCGGTATAGTTTTCAAGCAACGAGCAGATTCAGAAGACTTTGTAACATGGATAAAAGATAACCTTGGAGTTGGAGAAGTACATGAAGGACAAGGATATGAAACTTCACAAGTAAAAGGCACTAGTATTTTTAGAGTGAAAAGAATTGATCAATTATATGAAGTAATCATCCCTTTTTTTGATCGATACCCTTTAAAAACGAAAAAGAAACTGGAATATCCTTATTGGAGAGAGTTAGTTGAAGATAGGTACATCTTAACTTTGAGAGGACAAGCCGGTCAAAAACTATCGAATGAATATAAGGATAAATTCCTACGATACGCAAAGATTATAAGCCAATTAAGAAATACGGGGAGGAGAAAGTATATTAACTCTATTTAA
- a CDS encoding VanZ family protein has translation MKTKVLFYKQKLHSYFPWMLVLIWMVLIFNLSAQPASQSNSLSKGVTKVVVETVDKVTSKSDLSIDTLNHYIRKNAHFFIYLVLAVLVLNALRAIPSLSKRKRMLITIGICVLYAITDEIHQTVVPGRGPQIKDIVIDSLGAATGIGIYQLLSLLFKPRF, from the coding sequence ATGAAAACCAAGGTTTTATTTTATAAACAGAAATTACATTCCTATTTTCCTTGGATGTTAGTTTTGATATGGATGGTTCTAATATTCAACCTATCTGCACAACCGGCGTCACAATCTAACAGTTTAAGTAAGGGCGTTACTAAAGTAGTAGTGGAAACAGTGGATAAAGTGACATCGAAATCTGATCTAAGCATTGATACTTTAAACCACTACATAAGAAAAAACGCCCATTTCTTTATTTATCTGGTGCTGGCCGTATTGGTTCTTAATGCTTTACGCGCTATTCCCTCTTTGTCGAAACGGAAAAGGATGCTGATCACGATAGGGATTTGTGTTTTGTATGCTATCACAGATGAAATTCATCAAACTGTTGTCCCGGGACGAGGCCCACAAATAAAAGATATTGTTATAGATAGTTTAGGGGCTGCAACAGGGATTGGGATTTATCAACTTCTGAGTCTACTTTTTAAGCCTCGCTTCTGA
- a CDS encoding SHOCT domain-containing protein, with protein sequence MLEDLKSILDYVGKQFGAIHKSAPCNYNGEKGFLVWDYVLFNEITFVNEKTKEYQSLFTSWSDSKTEEEFNRLLELSKKSTRSDHNPIQRIKELKELLDMGAISEKEFEKKKKELLEEV encoded by the coding sequence ATGCTAGAGGATTTGAAAAGCATTTTAGATTATGTCGGTAAACAATTTGGAGCAATACATAAGAGCGCACCCTGCAATTATAATGGCGAGAAGGGTTTTTTAGTTTGGGATTATGTTCTATTTAATGAAATCACATTTGTGAATGAAAAAACAAAAGAATACCAATCCCTGTTTACAAGCTGGAGTGACTCAAAAACTGAAGAGGAATTTAATAGACTGTTAGAACTTTCTAAGAAAAGTACAAGGTCTGACCACAATCCTATCCAGAGAATAAAAGAACTAAAGGAACTATTAGATATGGGAGCCATCAGTGAAAAGGAATTTGAGAAAAAAAAGAAAGAACTACTAGAAGAAGTTTAG
- a CDS encoding class I SAM-dependent methyltransferase has product MKQTHASQERRSRSMARSFANYYDKVMAPLEKRYITAWRKKLLKHAEGRVLEIGGGTGINFPLYRNCEKVIAIEPNPHMIEKSIVRQKQASVPIQLIESKAEKLPFTDQYFDTIVITLVLCSVDNMEQVIQECKRVLKPNGKLLVLEHVKMEQPVLAGLQHLLTPAWKTIADGCHLNRNPEELIEKYGFNIISRKKYLSSLVVSLIARK; this is encoded by the coding sequence ATCAAGCAAACCCACGCGTCACAAGAACGGAGGTCTCGATCAATGGCAAGATCATTCGCAAATTATTATGATAAAGTGATGGCACCTTTAGAAAAAAGATATATCACCGCTTGGCGAAAAAAGTTATTAAAACATGCAGAAGGTAGAGTTCTTGAGATTGGTGGAGGAACGGGGATTAATTTCCCTTTATACAGAAACTGTGAGAAAGTTATCGCTATTGAGCCCAATCCACACATGATTGAGAAATCGATTGTTCGACAGAAGCAGGCAAGTGTGCCGATTCAACTAATCGAAAGCAAGGCGGAGAAGCTCCCTTTCACGGACCAATACTTCGATACCATTGTCATAACTCTCGTGCTTTGTTCTGTTGATAACATGGAGCAAGTGATACAAGAGTGCAAAAGAGTTCTTAAACCGAATGGAAAACTGCTTGTTTTAGAGCATGTTAAAATGGAGCAGCCTGTACTTGCTGGATTGCAGCATCTGTTAACACCAGCTTGGAAAACTATTGCTGATGGCTGCCACCTTAACAGAAATCCAGAGGAACTAATCGAAAAATATGGATTTAATATTATCTCGCGTAAGAAGTACCTTTCTAGTCTAGTGGTTTCGCTTATTGCCCGTAAATGA